A genomic segment from Malus domestica chromosome 05, GDT2T_hap1 encodes:
- the LOC103425130 gene encoding uncharacterized protein: protein MEGGGEVGELQDWEVLHSFDPALVNSVDSVQTPRSFEGIDVHSEGMIRPDYFSLDNHDKFGYGKGVVDVAEEGSVESDNPSWIDPDSVTRYGGKESGGFWSDSASDRSDDRKSNDFEGKNELGFVENEKSHVGFEGFGEMEAVDENFGKFGLDAQGRVSFEEIGENGSLGKDLGKFWSDSGGDSLVSAKFEKVAKESEIGFSGLESGNNLDNEPEEGQSVESQSAAVKEEKSEVKSGEEVVKRTILWWKVPFEVLKYCVFRVSPVWSLSVAAAVMGLVFLGRRLRKMKRKSHSLQLKVTLDDKKVSQFTSRAARLNEAFSVVRRVPTVRPSLPAAGVNPWPVMGLR, encoded by the exons atggaaggaggaggagaagttggtGAGTTGCAGGACTGGGAGGTGCTCCACAGCTTCGACCCTGCCCTGGTTAACTCGGTCGACTCGGTTCAAACCCCCAGGAGCTTCGAGGGAATCGATGTTCACTCCGAGGGTATGATCAGGCCTGATTACTTCTCTCTCGATAATCATGACAAATTTGGGTATGGTAAGGGGGTGGTTGATGTCGCCGAAGAGGGTTCTGTTGAGTCCGACAACCCCAGTTGGATTGACCCGGATTCGGTGACTCGCTATGGCGGAAAAGAATCGGGTGGGTTTTGGTCCGATTCGGCAAGTGACCGGTCCGATGACCGTAAAAGTAATGATTTTGAGGGCAAAAACGAATTGGGTTTTGTGGAAAATGAGAAAAGCCATGTGGGTTTTGAGGGGTTTGGAGAAATGGAAGCTGTGGACGAGAATTTTGGGAAATTTGGGTTGGATGCTCAGGGCCGAGTGAGCTTTGAAGAAATTGGGGAAAACGGAAGCCTTGGTAAGGATTTGGGTAAGTTCTGGTCTGATTCAGGCGGCGACAGTCTGGTTTCGGCGAAATTTGAGAAGGTTGCGAAGGAAAGCGAGATAGGTTTTAGTGGTTTGGAAAGTGGAAATAACTTGGACAATGAACCAGAAGAAGGACAATCAGTTGAGAGTCAAAGTGCTGCAGTTAAAGAAGAGAAATCGGAGGTGAAATCCGGTGAAGAGGTAGTGAAGAGGACAATCCTGTGGTGGAAGGTCCCATTTGAGGTTTTAAAGTATTGTGTTTTCAGGGTAAGCCCTGTTTGGTCCTTGTCCGTCGCTGCAGCTGTAATGGGTTTGGTGTTCTTGGGGCGGAGATTGCGCAAGATGAAGCGGAAGAGCCATAGCCTGCAGCTCAAGGTTACTCTGGATGATAAG AAGGTGTCTCAGTTCACGAGTCGTGCTGCACGTCTCAATGAAGCATTTTCAGTGGTGAGGCGGGTGCCTACAGTGCGACCTTCGCTGCCAGCAGCCGGAGTAAATCCATGGCCTGTAATGGGTTTGAGATAA